One part of the Marinobacter sp. MDS2 genome encodes these proteins:
- a CDS encoding antibiotic biosynthesis monooxygenase has protein sequence MIRVLIERHIAETLEAAYEDRARKVLQHAVSAPGFISGETLVDSKDPNHRITLANWRSELDWDRWYSSEERKDLMSELVPMMDQDEHITVLYQSPMP, from the coding sequence ATGATTCGGGTTTTGATTGAACGCCACATTGCCGAGACGCTTGAAGCCGCTTACGAAGATCGTGCCCGAAAGGTGCTCCAACATGCGGTCAGTGCTCCCGGCTTTATCTCAGGCGAAACTCTGGTCGACAGCAAGGACCCTAACCACCGCATTACTCTGGCCAACTGGCGCTCCGAGCTTGACTGGGATCGCTGGTACAGCTCTGAAGAACGCAAAGATCTGATGTCGGAGTTGGTGCCCATGATGGATCAGGATGAGCACATCACCGTCTTGTACCAAAGCCCCATGCCTTGA
- a CDS encoding pyridoxal phosphate-dependent aminotransferase, with protein MHNFSKSAKLDNVCYEIRGVVLREARRLEEEGHRVLKLNIGNPAAFELDVPEEIQQDVIYNMPQAQGYVESKGLFSARKAVMHYCQQRGIAKVDIDDIYLGNGVSELIVMSMQALLNTGDEVLIPAPDYPLWTAAVTLSSGKPVHYRCDEQQNWFPDIEDIKKKITPRTKAIVLINPNNPTGAVYSIELLHQVIELARKHNLIVLSDEIYDKILYDGTVHTSTASLAEDVLFFTYNGLSKNYRAAGYRAGWMIISGAKHRAKDLIEGIEMLSNMRLCANVPAQLAIQTALGGYQSINDLVAPGGRLYEQRDTAWRMLNDIPGVSCVKPQGALYLFPKLDRKHFPIQNDEKLVLDLLLQEKILLVQGSAFNIDDQQHLRVVFLPRKEALADAMGRLGNFLEHYRQ; from the coding sequence ATGCATAACTTCTCCAAATCCGCCAAACTCGACAACGTGTGTTACGAAATTCGCGGCGTGGTTCTCAGGGAGGCGCGCAGACTGGAAGAAGAGGGGCACCGTGTACTGAAACTCAACATCGGAAACCCTGCGGCGTTCGAACTGGATGTGCCGGAAGAAATCCAGCAGGACGTTATCTATAACATGCCGCAAGCACAGGGTTACGTGGAATCGAAAGGCTTGTTCTCGGCCCGTAAAGCAGTGATGCATTACTGCCAGCAACGCGGCATCGCCAAAGTCGATATTGACGACATCTATCTGGGCAACGGCGTCAGTGAGTTGATCGTTATGTCCATGCAGGCCCTGCTCAATACCGGCGACGAAGTGCTCATTCCTGCCCCGGACTACCCGCTCTGGACGGCTGCCGTCACGCTATCAAGTGGCAAGCCCGTGCATTATCGCTGCGACGAACAACAAAACTGGTTCCCGGACATCGAAGATATCAAAAAGAAGATCACGCCGCGCACCAAGGCCATTGTCTTGATCAACCCGAACAACCCGACCGGTGCGGTGTACTCGATCGAGTTGTTGCACCAGGTAATCGAGCTGGCCAGAAAGCACAATCTGATCGTGCTGTCCGATGAGATCTACGACAAGATTCTCTACGACGGAACCGTGCATACATCCACCGCGTCTCTGGCGGAAGACGTACTGTTCTTCACTTACAACGGTTTGTCCAAGAATTACCGGGCCGCTGGTTACCGGGCGGGCTGGATGATCATCAGCGGCGCCAAACATCGGGCCAAGGATCTGATCGAAGGCATCGAAATGCTTTCCAATATGCGCCTGTGCGCCAACGTGCCGGCGCAGCTTGCGATTCAAACCGCATTGGGCGGATACCAGTCCATCAACGATCTGGTGGCTCCCGGAGGACGGCTTTACGAGCAACGTGACACCGCATGGCGCATGCTGAACGACATTCCCGGAGTCAGCTGTGTGAAACCTCAGGGAGCACTTTATCTGTTCCCGAAGCTGGATCGGAAGCATTTCCCGATTCAAAACGATGAGAAGCTGGTGCTCGATCTGTTGTTGCAGGAAAAAATTCTGCTGGTGCAAGGCTCCGCATTCAACATCGATGACCAACAGCATCTTCGCGTTGTATTCCTGCCGCGCAAAGAGGCACTGGCAGATGCCATGGGCCGCTTGGGCAACTTCTTGGAACATTACCGCCAGTAA
- the pdxB gene encoding 4-phosphoerythronate dehydrogenase PdxB, with the protein MLIVADENIPLLESFFGDIGEIRRVKGRGLTRSEVQDADILLVRSVTRVDRELLEGTRVRFVGTATIGTDHVDVEWLTEQGIGFSAAPGCNARSVAEYVLAVISLFADQRDLCDWSTLSVGIVGAGNVGSELARMLERLDFDVKLCDPPRQDAEPENADNFVNLSEALACDVVTFHTPLTRTGEYPTHHMVSDQQLSELNSDQLLINAGRGEVVDGAALMRRLELPDAPVVVLDVWENEPAIDSELVDKVWLATPHIAGYSLEGKMQGTEMVYQALCRFLGLPVRKKAGQFLPEPALSNMSFTRNAIEDEALRLALGACYDPRKDDLRLRRVMKEEGGTRAEAFDRLRRDYPVRRECSSLKIHLKGSSKSLQDRFRAMGFKLKI; encoded by the coding sequence ATGTTGATCGTTGCTGATGAGAACATTCCGTTATTGGAGTCGTTTTTCGGAGATATTGGCGAGATCCGCCGGGTAAAGGGCCGGGGGCTGACGCGGAGCGAAGTACAAGACGCGGATATTTTGCTGGTTCGCTCGGTTACCCGGGTGGACCGGGAGCTGCTGGAAGGCACCCGCGTGCGGTTTGTAGGTACCGCAACGATCGGTACTGATCACGTGGACGTTGAATGGCTTACGGAACAAGGCATCGGATTTTCGGCTGCTCCGGGGTGCAATGCGAGAAGTGTCGCCGAGTATGTTCTGGCGGTGATTTCGCTGTTTGCTGATCAGCGGGATCTGTGTGATTGGTCGACTCTGAGTGTGGGGATTGTCGGGGCGGGAAACGTCGGAAGCGAGCTGGCCAGAATGTTAGAGCGTCTCGATTTCGACGTGAAGCTGTGTGACCCGCCCCGGCAAGATGCCGAACCGGAGAACGCCGATAACTTTGTGAACTTGTCAGAAGCACTGGCCTGCGATGTGGTGACCTTCCACACCCCGTTGACCCGCACCGGCGAATACCCGACTCACCATATGGTATCTGATCAACAGCTTTCAGAATTGAACTCTGATCAGCTACTCATTAATGCTGGCCGTGGTGAGGTTGTTGACGGTGCGGCTTTGATGCGCAGGCTTGAGCTGCCCGATGCACCGGTTGTTGTACTGGATGTTTGGGAGAACGAGCCAGCCATTGATTCCGAATTGGTCGATAAAGTGTGGCTGGCGACGCCACACATAGCGGGGTACAGCCTGGAAGGAAAGATGCAGGGCACCGAAATGGTGTATCAGGCTTTGTGCCGGTTCCTGGGCCTGCCCGTGCGTAAGAAAGCCGGACAGTTTTTGCCAGAGCCAGCCTTGAGCAATATGTCGTTTACGCGCAATGCCATTGAAGACGAAGCGTTGCGCCTTGCCCTTGGTGCTTGTTACGACCCGAGAAAAGACGACCTGCGATTGCGACGGGTGATGAAAGAAGAGGGCGGTACGCGCGCTGAGGCTTTTGATCGATTGCGCCGGGATTATCCCGTGCGCCGAGAATGTTCCAGCTTGAAGATTCATTTGAAGGGAAGCAGTAAATCTCTGCAGGATCGTTTCAGAGCAATGGGGTTTAAACTCAAAATCTGA
- a CDS encoding DEAD/DEAH box helicase: MTIDTKDTSKLRFSDLNLDQKLLDAISKIGFEYCTPIQAETLPWTLACEDLIGQAQTGTGKTAAFLITAIQTLLETPVKETDRFASEPRVLALAPTRELAMQIAKDAEHLCQYTGHNVVTVVGGMNYDKQREQLQNEVVDILVATPGRLIDFLGSQDVFLDQLDILILDEADRMLDMGFIPDVKRIIRKCTPKEERQTLLFSATFNQDVLNLASMWTQNAEFVEIEPEQKTAERVEQTVYLISDEDKLPVLVNYLKRPEVEKAIVFANRRDQCRDLEEDLKNQGVKVSLMSGEIAQNKRLKTLDQFKKGEIQVLVATDVAGRGIHVNGVTHVFNYNLPENAEDYVHRIGRTGRAGQTGVSISFAGEDDSYALPSIETYISQKLKTAVPEEDLLVAMENPPITRKRGGRRPQGNRPGGGRNAGGRGPQRPRRN, from the coding sequence ATGACGATTGATACAAAAGACACCAGCAAATTGCGCTTCAGTGATTTAAACCTGGATCAGAAACTGCTCGATGCCATCAGCAAAATCGGCTTCGAATACTGCACTCCAATACAGGCGGAAACATTGCCATGGACATTGGCCTGTGAAGATCTGATTGGCCAGGCGCAAACCGGCACCGGAAAAACGGCCGCGTTTCTGATCACGGCCATTCAGACGCTGCTGGAGACGCCGGTAAAAGAAACGGACCGTTTTGCTTCTGAACCACGGGTTCTGGCGTTGGCGCCGACCCGTGAATTGGCGATGCAAATTGCCAAAGACGCCGAGCATCTGTGCCAGTACACCGGCCACAATGTCGTCACCGTCGTGGGCGGCATGAACTACGACAAGCAGCGTGAGCAATTGCAAAATGAAGTGGTGGATATCCTGGTTGCGACACCGGGCCGCCTGATCGATTTCCTGGGCTCTCAGGATGTGTTCCTGGACCAGCTGGATATCCTGATTCTGGACGAAGCCGATCGGATGCTGGATATGGGGTTCATTCCGGATGTTAAGCGCATTATCCGTAAGTGCACGCCTAAAGAAGAGCGTCAAACGTTACTGTTCAGCGCCACCTTCAATCAGGACGTGCTGAATCTGGCTTCTATGTGGACCCAAAACGCCGAATTTGTCGAAATCGAGCCTGAGCAAAAAACCGCCGAGCGGGTTGAGCAGACCGTTTACCTGATTTCCGATGAAGACAAACTTCCGGTGTTGGTGAACTATCTCAAGCGCCCGGAAGTGGAAAAGGCCATTGTCTTTGCCAACCGCCGTGATCAATGTCGGGATCTGGAAGAGGATCTTAAGAATCAGGGCGTGAAAGTGTCGCTGATGTCGGGCGAGATTGCCCAGAACAAACGTCTGAAAACGCTGGATCAGTTCAAGAAGGGTGAGATTCAGGTGTTGGTTGCAACCGATGTGGCTGGCCGGGGTATTCACGTAAACGGCGTGACCCATGTGTTCAACTATAACTTGCCGGAAAACGCGGAAGATTACGTGCACCGCATCGGCCGGACGGGCCGTGCCGGGCAGACCGGTGTTTCCATCAGTTTCGCCGGAGAAGACGATTCCTACGCGTTGCCATCGATCGAAACCTATATTAGCCAGAAACTGAAAACTGCGGTGCCTGAAGAGGATCTTCTGGTTGCGATGGAAAATCCTCCAATTACCCGTAAGCGAGGCGGACGACGGCCTCAAGGTAATCGCCCTGGTGGCGGGCGCAATGCCGGAGGGCGTGGCCCGCAGCGCCCCCGTCGCAATTGA
- the tusA gene encoding sulfurtransferase TusA, whose amino-acid sequence MSPLVDQNFHAELDTRGLFCPEPVMMLHTRITDVEVGQVLKVIATDPSTTRDIPRFCQFLGHELLEHGEQGGEFVYLIKRCDA is encoded by the coding sequence ATGTCACCCTTGGTGGACCAGAATTTTCACGCGGAATTGGATACACGTGGCTTGTTTTGCCCGGAACCGGTGATGATGTTGCACACGCGCATCACCGATGTTGAGGTAGGTCAGGTATTGAAAGTGATTGCAACCGATCCCTCGACCACTCGGGATATCCCGCGCTTTTGCCAGTTTTTGGGCCACGAGTTGCTTGAACATGGCGAGCAGGGCGGGGAGTTTGTTTACCTGATCAAGCGTTGCGACGCCTGA
- a CDS encoding elongation factor P hydroxylase codes for MNHNPDDLIMLFNDLFREKHRTILVKGSDEPEYLPASEPYGLARVVFAHGFFASALHEIAHWCLAGEHRRTLHDYGYWYCPDGRTPEQQQAFESVEIKPQAVEWLLSLAAGSRFHISVDNLAGDGAANEQAFRANVLRQASHYLEHGLPERAQAFFETLRDFYKTSARFVESWNLDRVRIAPAGVEYDQTRTSEIL; via the coding sequence ATGAATCACAATCCAGACGATCTTATCATGCTGTTTAATGACCTGTTCCGGGAGAAACACCGGACCATATTGGTCAAGGGCAGTGACGAACCAGAATACCTGCCAGCCAGCGAACCCTATGGGCTCGCCAGGGTGGTTTTTGCCCATGGTTTTTTTGCCAGCGCCCTGCACGAAATTGCGCACTGGTGCCTGGCCGGTGAGCACCGCCGTACGTTACACGATTACGGTTACTGGTATTGCCCCGATGGGCGAACACCCGAGCAACAGCAAGCGTTCGAGAGCGTTGAAATAAAACCTCAGGCGGTGGAATGGCTGTTATCTCTGGCCGCTGGCTCACGCTTCCACATCAGCGTGGATAATCTGGCTGGTGACGGGGCTGCTAACGAGCAGGCCTTTCGCGCCAATGTGCTTAGACAGGCGAGCCACTATCTCGAGCACGGTTTACCTGAGCGGGCGCAAGCTTTCTTCGAAACACTCCGAGATTTCTACAAGACTTCAGCCCGTTTTGTCGAGAGCTGGAACCTGGACCGGGTTCGCATCGCACCTGCGGGCGTGGAATACGATCAAACAAGGACTTCTGAAATTTTATGA
- the dsbD gene encoding protein-disulfide reductase DsbD — translation MTGSPRFWHLMQLKVLTAVAAFALLSLFVSPVAHAAGSSFFNTSNSDFLPVEQALPFNFTSDAGDLVLSWDIAPEHYLYRSRIQVTPLTTGVDVGAPQFSSPGTLTNDEFFGEMTVFFEPVEVRYPITLPDGVTEANLQVSFQGCAEAGLCYPPQTHEVLYYPGSGNSPASATTPSSTISVAPDATADTSSASGLAGFLSSQSIWMIAGLFFLLGLGLTFTPCVLPMVPIISSMVSGQNTRTTAHALLLSGSYVLGMAITYAAAGVITGLLGASFNLQAQLQSPWVLGVFATLFVLFALSMFDLFEIQLPRFIREPLNDASQRLTGGRVLGIFGIGALSALVVSPCVSAPLAGSLLYISTTQDAVIGGVALLSLGLGMGVPLILVAVGGRKLLPSSGRWMTTVKHFYGVMLLAVAIWLVERLIPAWTGLTLWGLLITVTAVQLGAFDAAKPGWGRTRKGIGLVMFAYGLALLAGAVSGATDPLRPLAPFTETAGAYQGIAQAHANFERIEDPEQIRSLMAQASASGQPVMLDFYADWCISCKVMERNVFNQPDVIQALQHFTLLQIDMTDNTPAQQAFLDELGLFGPPSILFFNSSGQEFPQARILGEMDKQEFLTHLNKLPSATQG, via the coding sequence ATGACAGGGTCCCCACGATTTTGGCACCTTATGCAACTCAAGGTGCTGACTGCTGTTGCCGCTTTCGCACTATTAAGTCTGTTTGTTAGCCCTGTAGCCCACGCTGCGGGAAGCTCGTTCTTTAACACCTCAAACAGCGACTTTCTGCCGGTAGAGCAAGCACTTCCATTTAATTTCACCTCTGACGCGGGCGACCTAGTGTTGTCGTGGGACATCGCCCCGGAACACTATTTATACAGAAGCCGCATCCAGGTGACCCCGCTAACCACCGGGGTGGACGTGGGTGCACCACAATTTTCATCGCCGGGCACACTCACGAATGACGAATTCTTCGGTGAGATGACCGTTTTCTTCGAGCCCGTCGAAGTTCGCTATCCGATAACCTTGCCGGATGGCGTGACCGAAGCGAATCTGCAGGTGTCGTTCCAAGGCTGCGCTGAGGCCGGCTTATGTTACCCACCTCAAACCCACGAGGTTCTTTATTACCCGGGCTCCGGAAACTCTCCAGCTTCCGCCACCACTCCGTCATCCACTATCTCTGTAGCGCCAGACGCAACGGCAGACACCAGTAGCGCCAGTGGGCTCGCAGGATTCCTGTCCAGCCAATCCATCTGGATGATCGCGGGTCTGTTTTTCCTGCTTGGTTTAGGGCTGACCTTTACCCCTTGCGTACTCCCGATGGTGCCCATCATCTCCAGCATGGTGTCCGGCCAGAACACCCGCACCACAGCACACGCACTTTTGTTGTCCGGCAGCTACGTTCTCGGCATGGCGATCACCTATGCGGCTGCGGGGGTTATCACCGGGCTACTGGGCGCCAGCTTTAATCTTCAGGCGCAACTTCAGTCCCCTTGGGTACTTGGGGTTTTTGCTACGTTGTTTGTCCTGTTCGCACTTTCCATGTTCGACCTGTTCGAGATTCAGCTGCCGCGCTTCATCCGGGAACCGCTCAACGATGCCAGCCAGCGGCTGACCGGCGGCCGAGTGCTGGGGATTTTCGGGATCGGCGCGCTCTCTGCCTTGGTGGTTTCACCGTGTGTCTCCGCACCGCTAGCGGGAAGCTTGCTGTACATTTCCACCACTCAGGACGCCGTTATCGGGGGAGTCGCCCTGCTGTCGCTCGGGCTGGGTATGGGAGTGCCTCTGATTCTGGTCGCCGTTGGTGGTCGCAAACTGCTACCCAGCTCCGGCCGCTGGATGACGACCGTGAAACACTTTTACGGCGTGATGTTGCTGGCAGTTGCAATCTGGCTGGTCGAACGACTGATTCCTGCGTGGACAGGCTTAACCTTATGGGGCCTGCTAATCACCGTTACCGCGGTTCAACTGGGCGCATTTGATGCAGCAAAACCGGGGTGGGGACGAACCCGCAAGGGCATCGGCTTAGTGATGTTTGCCTACGGTTTGGCGCTATTGGCCGGCGCTGTCAGTGGCGCCACAGACCCTCTTCGCCCGCTGGCGCCTTTCACGGAAACAGCCGGGGCTTACCAGGGCATAGCACAAGCCCATGCCAACTTTGAACGCATAGAAGACCCCGAACAGATTCGTTCTTTGATGGCCCAGGCCAGCGCGTCCGGCCAGCCCGTGATGCTGGATTTCTACGCCGACTGGTGCATCTCATGCAAAGTGATGGAGCGCAACGTGTTCAATCAGCCTGACGTGATTCAGGCGTTACAGCATTTTACCTTGCTGCAAATCGACATGACGGACAATACACCCGCCCAACAAGCATTTCTTGACGAACTCGGCCTGTTCGGGCCACCGTCCATTCTGTTCTTCAACAGCTCAGGGCAAGAATTCCCCCAAGCGCGAATTCTGGGTGAAATGGACAAGCAGGAATTCCTCACCCACCTGAACAAGCTACCCTCTGCTACGCAAGGTTAG
- the rlmM gene encoding 23S rRNA (cytidine(2498)-2'-O)-methyltransferase RlmM, which produces MQQIMLICRPGFEAEAGQELMDQAAEKGIFGYFQPERNSGQVRFTIAGSETARDLMARLPLHGLVFTRDWFALIGECELPVTDRVGAIVHFLREYEWSGEDCARVEVRLPENNDDRDLGNFARKWVAPLSRGLREAGLLMADAKAPAKARLEVLLGDFETAVVGFSLEDNRSPFPDGILRLRLPASAPSRSALKLEEAWKVFLPKARWLDYLGGGKKAVDLGAAPGGWTWQLVQQGMLVSAVDNGPMNPELMASGHVEHVVADGYSWQPKRAVDWMVCDIIDKPQRTARLAVDWVGNRLCRYTVFNLKLPMKKRYEEWLVCRDIIIRGLEDAGLNCTFKARHLYHDREEITCFIERLE; this is translated from the coding sequence ATGCAGCAGATTATGTTGATATGCCGGCCCGGTTTTGAGGCGGAAGCCGGTCAGGAGCTGATGGATCAAGCCGCAGAGAAGGGTATTTTTGGTTACTTCCAGCCCGAACGGAATTCCGGACAGGTCCGTTTTACGATTGCAGGCAGCGAAACCGCCCGGGATCTGATGGCCCGGCTCCCCTTGCACGGGCTGGTGTTCACCCGCGACTGGTTCGCCCTGATAGGCGAGTGTGAGCTGCCGGTCACGGATCGGGTCGGGGCGATCGTTCATTTTCTGAGGGAATACGAATGGTCGGGTGAGGATTGTGCGCGCGTAGAAGTGCGCTTGCCCGAGAATAACGACGATAGGGACCTGGGCAACTTTGCGCGCAAATGGGTTGCGCCCTTGTCACGGGGGCTGCGCGAGGCGGGCCTGTTAATGGCCGATGCGAAAGCGCCGGCGAAAGCTCGGCTCGAAGTGCTGCTCGGTGATTTTGAAACGGCTGTTGTCGGATTCAGTTTGGAAGACAATCGTTCGCCTTTCCCTGACGGTATCCTTCGATTGCGCTTGCCGGCCTCGGCGCCGAGCCGTTCCGCTTTAAAACTGGAAGAAGCCTGGAAGGTGTTTCTGCCGAAGGCGCGCTGGCTGGATTATCTCGGGGGTGGCAAAAAGGCGGTTGATCTCGGAGCCGCTCCGGGCGGTTGGACCTGGCAGTTGGTTCAGCAGGGGATGCTGGTGTCGGCAGTTGATAACGGCCCGATGAACCCTGAGTTGATGGCTAGCGGGCACGTTGAGCACGTGGTGGCCGACGGTTACAGCTGGCAACCGAAGCGTGCCGTAGACTGGATGGTCTGTGACATCATCGACAAACCTCAGCGCACGGCCCGGCTGGCGGTCGATTGGGTGGGAAACAGGCTTTGCCGTTACACTGTGTTCAACCTCAAGCTGCCGATGAAAAAACGTTACGAGGAATGGCTTGTCTGCCGGGATATTATCATTCGCGGATTAGAGGATGCGGGCCTCAACTGCACGTTCAAGGCCCGCCACCTGTATCATGATCGCGAAGAGATCACTTGCTTTATTGAGCGGCTCGAATAG
- a CDS encoding diguanylate cyclase: MVSNVLAQTQCPTLAVNDEHARQSINHYLCYAVTNPGEPAHSALSPQQLPKSLEWRSSAGNDLVFSHTKATYWIKLRLNNPSDTQGLWYLKLNYPPLDEITFWQKPDTQSLTNAPRPVKTGDHLPFKSRGIDYRYYLLPITLAENQSVTVYIRVHSSGALNVPLSLATPAEAIEQSNHLTLIHGLFYGALVILAVFNLLLYASSGTRYYFLNAFYTASMAMFLFAMGGFANQYFWPDNFRLANVSIPFLLAVIALAMILFGWSFLEVPRRTLSGKILHVLAWCATGLLALTLVMPYTHSIQINTLFVLAVVVLLSVIATIRWRGGYQPAFWYLAAWMVMVAGTLVYAAAAFGYMGDYQAREVMMQAVVGAQVVLLNYALVQRWRLLNEKLLGIEHQARNELEVKVHERTSQLRTAMHRLEQANRKLEALSLNDALTGLHNRRHMDNLLPELCLEAQRTGKPLTLALLDADHFKRINDTWGHDFGDVCLRMMAGILTDHVKRPRDVAVRFGGEEFALLLPDTDIEGAARLCNDILETIRTTSVAAPDGERVSLTMSAGLAELTIDTNAQELFQSADEALYASKHRGRDTLTCADSTPHIIA; this comes from the coding sequence GTGGTCTCAAACGTCCTCGCTCAGACCCAATGCCCAACATTGGCGGTGAACGATGAGCACGCCCGTCAATCGATCAATCATTATCTCTGCTATGCGGTTACGAACCCCGGCGAGCCCGCACATTCTGCGTTGTCTCCCCAGCAGCTTCCCAAGTCCCTTGAATGGCGCTCTTCGGCAGGTAACGATCTGGTTTTTAGCCATACCAAAGCAACCTACTGGATAAAACTCAGGCTAAACAATCCCAGCGACACGCAAGGCCTTTGGTATCTCAAGCTGAACTACCCGCCACTCGACGAGATAACTTTCTGGCAAAAGCCGGACACGCAAAGCCTGACAAATGCGCCTCGCCCCGTGAAAACCGGGGATCACCTCCCTTTCAAAAGCCGCGGCATTGATTACCGGTATTACCTGCTCCCCATCACACTGGCAGAGAACCAATCAGTAACCGTCTATATTCGAGTTCACAGCAGCGGTGCTCTCAATGTGCCATTGAGCCTGGCAACGCCCGCAGAAGCCATTGAACAAAGTAACCATCTCACATTAATCCACGGCCTGTTTTACGGAGCCCTGGTCATACTCGCGGTATTCAACCTGCTTTTGTATGCCAGCTCCGGCACCCGCTATTACTTCCTCAATGCTTTCTACACAGCGTCTATGGCGATGTTCCTGTTCGCCATGGGCGGGTTTGCGAATCAATATTTCTGGCCCGACAACTTCCGCCTGGCCAACGTGTCAATCCCTTTTCTGCTCGCGGTCATTGCGCTGGCCATGATTCTGTTTGGCTGGTCGTTCCTGGAAGTCCCTCGACGCACACTGTCCGGCAAAATATTGCATGTGCTGGCATGGTGTGCGACAGGCCTGCTTGCTCTGACCCTGGTCATGCCTTACACGCACTCCATACAAATCAACACACTTTTCGTGTTAGCCGTCGTCGTGCTTCTGTCGGTAATTGCAACCATTCGCTGGCGCGGCGGTTACCAGCCTGCATTCTGGTACCTGGCCGCATGGATGGTGATGGTTGCCGGCACCCTTGTATATGCAGCAGCTGCATTCGGCTATATGGGGGATTATCAGGCAAGAGAAGTGATGATGCAGGCCGTGGTCGGTGCTCAAGTCGTGCTTTTGAACTACGCGCTGGTGCAACGCTGGCGCCTATTGAACGAAAAGTTACTCGGTATCGAACATCAGGCCCGCAATGAACTCGAAGTGAAAGTTCACGAGCGGACCTCCCAGTTACGCACCGCTATGCATCGGCTGGAACAAGCGAATCGCAAGCTTGAAGCGCTGAGCCTGAACGATGCGCTCACTGGCTTACATAATAGAAGGCACATGGACAACTTGCTGCCCGAACTGTGCCTTGAGGCGCAGAGGACTGGCAAGCCATTGACCCTGGCCTTGCTTGATGCTGACCACTTCAAACGCATCAACGACACTTGGGGGCACGACTTCGGCGACGTCTGCTTGCGTATGATGGCCGGAATACTGACCGATCACGTGAAGCGCCCCCGTGACGTCGCGGTACGGTTCGGTGGAGAAGAGTTTGCGCTTCTGCTGCCTGATACAGACATCGAGGGTGCTGCCCGCCTGTGTAACGACATTCTCGAAACCATCCGCACTACGAGCGTTGCCGCGCCCGATGGTGAGCGCGTTTCCCTCACCATGAGCGCCGGGCTCGCGGAGCTGACCATCGACACAAACGCTCAGGAACTTTTTCAGAGCGCCGATGAAGCACTCTATGCGTCGAAGCACCGGGGCCGGGACACCCTCACTTGCGCGGACAGTACGCCTCACATCATCGCGTGA
- the htpX gene encoding protease HtpX, translating into MRILLFLATNLAVILVASFTLRLLGVDSYLAHQGIDYSSLLIFAAVFGFAGSFISLLISKPMAKWSTKARVIESPRTPEERWLMETVAILAQKAGIGMPEVAIFPASQSNAFATGWNKNDALVAVSEGLLHRFNQDEIRAVLGHEIGHVANGDMVTLSLIQGVVNTFVIFASRVIGSFVDRVVFKNEDGHGIGFFIVSFVAEIVLGILASTIVFWFSRRREFRADIAGAQLAGRGAMINALARLKQESEVPDQMPDTLQAFGINRGSRSGLAALFMTHPPLEDRIAALQKASL; encoded by the coding sequence ATGCGCATTTTGTTGTTTCTGGCCACTAACCTGGCCGTCATTCTGGTAGCCAGCTTTACCCTGCGCCTGCTCGGGGTAGACAGCTATCTTGCCCATCAGGGCATTGACTACAGCTCTCTGCTGATTTTTGCCGCCGTGTTCGGATTTGCAGGCTCATTTATTTCCCTGCTGATCTCCAAGCCGATGGCTAAGTGGAGCACCAAAGCCCGGGTTATCGAATCACCCCGCACCCCTGAAGAACGCTGGCTGATGGAAACGGTCGCGATTCTCGCTCAAAAGGCGGGCATCGGCATGCCGGAGGTCGCGATCTTTCCGGCCTCGCAATCGAATGCCTTCGCCACGGGCTGGAACAAGAACGATGCACTGGTCGCAGTCAGCGAAGGCCTGCTTCACCGCTTCAATCAGGATGAAATTCGTGCCGTACTGGGCCACGAAATTGGCCACGTAGCAAACGGGGACATGGTCACCCTGTCTTTGATCCAGGGCGTGGTCAATACCTTTGTCATTTTTGCGTCCCGGGTGATCGGTTCGTTCGTGGATCGGGTTGTATTCAAAAACGAAGACGGTCACGGCATCGGCTTTTTCATCGTAAGCTTCGTGGCCGAAATCGTGCTGGGTATTCTCGCGAGCACCATCGTGTTCTGGTTCTCTCGCCGCCGGGAATTTCGAGCCGATATCGCGGGTGCGCAATTGGCCGGTCGCGGTGCCATGATCAACGCTTTGGCGCGTTTGAAACAGGAAAGCGAGGTGCCGGATCAAATGCCGGATACGCTGCAAGCCTTCGGGATCAACCGAGGTTCTCGCTCCGGTCTGGCCGCGCTGTTCATGACACACCCGCCGCTGGAAGACCGGATTGCCGCACTGCAAAAGGCATCCCTGTAA